The window TAGCTGGAGGTACAGGGTTTCAGCGTCCCTTTGAACTGGCAACTCTGCGACTGCGAAATATGGTAGAAGTCTTAAGCCATTGGAACACTTACGTGCCAGATCCAGCTTATTTAACGCAGCGAGGAGGAACCTTTTTATTCAATGCTCAGGGGGAATTACTTTACGAACACCGCGATCCGGGAATTCTTGGTTTTGCGGCTAATATGAGCTATCCGCTCTCGTTTCTGGGTCTTGAACAGGATGAAATTGTCTAATAGCACTTTCATTTAATGCTGCTACAGTTAGCTAAAAAACTTTAGTTTTTGCAACAAATTTCTCCTAAAATTCTTCAAAGAATCCTGTTGACATTGAAGTGTTTTGATGCGTTTCAACTTAAGTTTTCTGGCGACTAGTTTTGCTTTGTTGAACTTATCCATTCCTAGTGCGTTGGCATTTACTGACATCCAAACTCATTGGGCGCAAGCGTGTATCAATCAGATGGCACCGCGAAAGCTGGTGAGTGGTTACCCGGATGGGACTTTTCGTCCTAATGCAACGATTACCCGTGCTGAGTTTGCGGTTTTGATGCTCAATGCTTTTCCTTATGCCCCCGAAAAGCGGGCTGGTACAACGTTTAAAGATGTGCCGACGAGTCACTGGGCGCATAAAGCGATTCAGGATGCTTACAAACGCGGGTTTTTTTCCGGTTATCCCGGTGGGATGTTTCTTCCAAACCAAGCGATTCCCAGAGTGCAAGCGATTGGTGTTTTGGCAGGGGCAAAGAATTTGAGTTTTTCCGGCAATGCGGAGGGAACACTCAGGCAGTATTTTACCGATGCGGGGCAGATTCCGGATTATGCCAAAAATGCGATCGCCGCTGCCACCATTAATAGTCTTGTCGTCAACTATCCCAACGTCAAACAGCTCAAACCCAATCAAACTGCCACTCGTGGAGAAGTTGCATCGCTAATTTGTCGGGCGTTATTTATCTATGCGGTGCAGCCGCAGTACATTGCTGGGGTAGAAACTCGCCCCCAAGCGGTTCGGGCACTACCGGGAAAACTCGATACCGTTCCTACTTTTAACAGCAATAGTCCGGAATTGGTGAAAACAGAAGGGATTTTGCTGTCAACTTTCCCACCCGAAGGAAAACAGGTACCCTCTGCCCATCTCAACTTCCCCTTTGAGGGACGATTTGATGTCTTTACTCACCATATCGCTAGGGCGGAAACTCAGGCTGAAACGGGTGCTCTTTACCAGGGGGTGATTGTCCACAATCCCAGTGACAAACCCGTCACGGTGGAGGTTTTGCAAGCCGCTAGTTACCTTTCAACTCCAGAAGCGCCCTTTAAAGAGTTGCCCGATATGAAGGATAATGCCGATGGCAGCGTCTACTCTGGCCCTGGTAGTCGGACGATGGGTGATGTTCTACGAGGAGTGCGGCAGGGGATTTTTCCAGCGCAGTTGGTGATTGAGCCAG of the Allocoleopsis franciscana PCC 7113 genome contains:
- a CDS encoding DUF3370 family protein encodes the protein MRFNLSFLATSFALLNLSIPSALAFTDIQTHWAQACINQMAPRKLVSGYPDGTFRPNATITRAEFAVLMLNAFPYAPEKRAGTTFKDVPTSHWAHKAIQDAYKRGFFSGYPGGMFLPNQAIPRVQAIGVLAGAKNLSFSGNAEGTLRQYFTDAGQIPDYAKNAIAAATINSLVVNYPNVKQLKPNQTATRGEVASLICRALFIYAVQPQYIAGVETRPQAVRALPGKLDTVPTFNSNSPELVKTEGILLSTFPPEGKQVPSAHLNFPFEGRFDVFTHHIARAETQAETGALYQGVIVHNPSDKPVTVEVLQAASYLSTPEAPFKELPDMKDNADGSVYSGPGSRTMGDVLRGVRQGIFPAQLVIEPGQSQILMNQPITIERAPASNGRSTMMRLRSNGAVYVANLAKRGVRNSNGTYRAPTLKEWQGLLETGGFAGPRDPIPTPLDPPREPTVFSRVAGVSEGAQWQVEITDSPNGEHLSLPEPGKAFSYVVGTLHLITLGTGQIQSARMLKRYEDTAYFAHSNYGVEYNLTLPLKNTTNQPQTVTVSLQTPLKDEGGKDLLLFLNPRVDQIFFRGTVKVSYDDDAGQLQTRYVHLIQRRGQPGEPLITLNLSPGTSREVQVSLLYPPDSTPPQVLTVKTLDR